One Bacillus sp. 1780r2a1 DNA segment encodes these proteins:
- a CDS encoding ROK family protein, giving the protein MVLKGQNTARTKQLNQSLVLRVLLQNGPMSRQKIAEITQLTPATITYITAELIQEGFIVERGDVQEGTKRVGRKSIALDLQGNAYWTVGVHISMETIRVGLVNLKGETRSVQRIPVPVDFNQEQYLEFVAGTISRYINMQEVDVSSIGIGSLGAVDLKEGKLLGNDIIGWPDVPIVQYLKQKLKLPIYFDNNVSALALAEKMFGHGKQVADFMCLYLGYRIGASLVLKSELYRSGLTGAGEFGHMTYLPDGKPCWCGSNGCLNQYASEQAIVEELQARDIQEVLQRVANQEGKARRVVEKAAERIAVVLASFVNMVHVKKIVVSGPLTLAGIELTSIIKQEVNERSFLARKEEVEVISSNLGEHVEIIGAGSLALWYSVYQKQL; this is encoded by the coding sequence ATGGTATTAAAAGGTCAAAATACAGCGCGTACAAAACAGCTAAATCAGTCATTAGTACTAAGAGTTTTGCTGCAAAACGGACCGATGTCGAGACAAAAAATTGCTGAGATTACACAGCTAACACCAGCAACAATTACTTATATTACAGCTGAATTGATTCAGGAAGGCTTTATCGTTGAGCGCGGAGATGTTCAAGAAGGAACAAAGCGAGTAGGTCGAAAATCAATCGCATTAGATTTACAAGGCAATGCTTATTGGACAGTTGGAGTCCACATTAGCATGGAGACAATTCGAGTGGGATTAGTAAACTTAAAAGGTGAGACACGAAGTGTTCAAAGGATTCCTGTTCCAGTAGATTTTAACCAGGAGCAGTATTTAGAGTTTGTGGCAGGCACAATTAGTCGGTATATTAATATGCAGGAAGTAGACGTATCGAGCATTGGAATCGGTTCATTGGGAGCAGTTGATTTGAAAGAAGGAAAGCTCTTAGGAAACGATATAATCGGCTGGCCTGATGTGCCCATTGTGCAGTATTTAAAGCAGAAGTTAAAGCTCCCTATTTATTTTGATAATAATGTAAGTGCACTAGCTTTAGCAGAAAAGATGTTTGGACATGGAAAGCAAGTTGCTGATTTTATGTGTCTATACCTTGGGTATCGTATCGGTGCAAGTTTAGTGTTGAAAAGTGAGTTATACCGTAGTGGGTTAACAGGAGCAGGTGAGTTCGGCCATATGACATACTTGCCAGATGGAAAACCATGCTGGTGCGGAAGCAATGGCTGCCTTAATCAATATGCATCAGAACAGGCTATCGTAGAAGAGCTTCAAGCTCGAGATATTCAAGAAGTGCTACAGAGAGTAGCAAACCAAGAGGGAAAAGCTAGACGAGTTGTTGAAAAAGCAGCGGAACGAATTGCGGTGGTTCTTGCCTCATTTGTAAATATGGTTCATGTTAAAAAGATTGTTGTGTCAGGACCGTTAACTCTTGCGGGAATTGAGCTTACCTCCATTATCAAACAGGAAGTGAATGAGCGATCTTTTTTAGCTAGAAAAGAAGAAGTAGAAGTTATTTCATCAAACTTGGGAGAGCATGTTGAGATTATTGGCGCAGGAAGTTTAGCTTTATGGTATAGCGTCTATCAAAAGCAATTGTAA
- a CDS encoding extracellular solute-binding protein: MKKIIAALSILTLVSACGIEEKRDAEWKKQDEQKPKKLVIWEEKGKGIALQPAIKSFEEKYGIKVEYKELEMSNEIKEKIRLDGPAGTGPDVLTLPHDQIGQLALEGVIAPVNVDSSIVSTFTDQSIQAESYDGKLYGLPKAIETPIFLYNKDLMKQAPKTMNELYEISKSDQKAGRYGFLAPWDNFYFANAVLSGMGSYVFKEEKTSLDSTDIGLHSDGAIEGVSYISKWYNENLFPKGIIGENGGSTLEALFSEGKVASVMSGPWSFESFKSAGIDVGATTLPLLPNNKPMKTFIGVKGWHVNSFSPYQKWATKLIEHLTNAENAKVRYETVEEIPPVKSLVNDPSIRKNEKAKAIIDQAAVGEPMPNIPEMSEVWGPMVTALQLVANGKEEPKTALDDAVKTIKDQIEANHGS; the protein is encoded by the coding sequence ATAAAGAAAATAATTGCAGCTCTCTCTATTTTGACGCTTGTCAGTGCCTGTGGCATTGAAGAAAAGAGAGACGCTGAATGGAAAAAGCAAGATGAGCAAAAGCCTAAAAAGCTAGTGATATGGGAAGAAAAAGGAAAAGGAATAGCGTTGCAGCCAGCTATTAAAAGTTTTGAGGAAAAGTATGGTATTAAAGTGGAGTACAAGGAATTGGAGATGTCCAACGAAATTAAAGAGAAAATTCGATTGGACGGTCCGGCTGGAACGGGCCCTGATGTGTTAACTTTACCTCATGATCAAATCGGTCAGCTAGCACTAGAAGGTGTCATTGCACCGGTGAACGTGGATTCATCAATCGTATCGACATTTACAGACCAGTCCATCCAGGCAGAATCTTATGACGGGAAACTTTACGGACTACCAAAAGCTATTGAAACACCTATTTTTCTATACAACAAAGATCTAATGAAGCAAGCGCCTAAAACGATGAATGAGCTTTACGAAATTTCAAAATCTGATCAAAAAGCAGGACGATATGGCTTCTTAGCTCCATGGGATAATTTTTACTTTGCCAATGCTGTATTGAGTGGTATGGGAAGCTATGTGTTTAAAGAGGAGAAGACATCGCTAGATTCAACTGATATTGGACTACATAGTGACGGGGCGATAGAAGGAGTCAGCTACATCTCAAAATGGTACAACGAAAACTTGTTTCCAAAAGGTATTATTGGTGAAAATGGTGGCTCTACATTAGAAGCTCTTTTTTCAGAAGGGAAAGTGGCCTCAGTCATGAGCGGCCCATGGTCTTTTGAAAGCTTTAAAAGTGCGGGAATTGATGTTGGCGCTACAACCTTACCACTCTTGCCTAACAACAAGCCAATGAAAACATTTATTGGAGTAAAAGGGTGGCATGTAAATAGCTTTTCGCCTTATCAAAAATGGGCTACAAAGCTAATTGAACATTTAACAAATGCTGAAAATGCGAAGGTTCGATACGAAACAGTAGAGGAAATTCCACCTGTTAAAAGCTTAGTTAATGATCCTTCTATTCGAAAAAACGAAAAAGCCAAAGCTATTATTGATCAAGCTGCAGTAGGAGAGCCAATGCCAAACATTCCGGAAATGAGTGAAGTTTGGGGGCCAATGGTGACAGCGCTTCAGCTTGTTGCAAACGGAAAGGAAGAGCCGAAAACAGCTTTAGACGACGCAGTTAAAACAATCAAAGATCAGATAGAAGCGAACCACGGAAGCTAA
- a CDS encoding sugar ABC transporter permease, whose protein sequence is MNKRNFVRKLITYSGLVMASAIVIYPILWIIGSSLNPGSSLSSSSMFPKNPTLTHYKDLFTGEGTYYLQWYWNTLKISVITMLLAVTLVGVMAYSFSRYQFVGRKNSLMLFLILQMVPQFSALIAIYVLAYLSGVLDTHLALILIYVGGLLPMNTWLAKGYFDTIPKELDESARIDGAGHFRIFYQIILPLAKPILAVVALFSFITPFTDFILATVILRSEEKYTLAVGLYRMISGQFGNSFTQFAAGAVLIALPIAILFLALQKYFVSGLTAGGTKG, encoded by the coding sequence ATGAACAAAAGAAACTTCGTTCGTAAATTGATTACTTATAGTGGATTAGTGATGGCGAGTGCAATTGTTATTTATCCAATTTTATGGATTATCGGATCTTCTTTAAACCCAGGAAGTAGCTTGTCAAGTTCATCCATGTTCCCAAAAAACCCTACGTTAACCCATTATAAAGATTTATTTACCGGTGAAGGTACCTATTACTTACAGTGGTACTGGAATACGCTCAAAATCAGCGTCATCACTATGCTCTTAGCAGTTACGCTCGTTGGAGTGATGGCGTATTCATTTTCGCGTTATCAATTTGTGGGACGCAAAAATAGCCTAATGTTATTTTTAATTTTGCAGATGGTTCCACAGTTTTCTGCCCTGATTGCAATTTATGTATTAGCATATTTAAGCGGCGTATTAGATACGCATTTAGCCTTAATTTTAATTTATGTTGGCGGACTGTTACCGATGAACACGTGGTTAGCTAAGGGATATTTCGATACGATTCCAAAAGAGTTAGACGAATCTGCTCGTATTGATGGAGCAGGACATTTTCGGATTTTTTACCAAATTATTTTACCGCTAGCAAAACCAATTTTGGCTGTTGTTGCATTGTTTAGCTTTATTACACCCTTTACAGATTTTATTTTGGCGACAGTTATTCTCCGATCAGAAGAGAAGTATACCCTGGCTGTTGGATTGTATCGAATGATTAGTGGACAGTTTGGAAACTCTTTTACACAATTTGCTGCTGGTGCCGTTTTAATTGCTTTGCCAATAGCCATTCTCTTTTTAGCTCTACAAAAATACTTTGTATCTGGCTTAACGGCTGGAGGTACAAAGGGATAA
- a CDS encoding sugar ABC transporter permease, translating into MKIASNEQTMMTSHRKVALGLSIIPGLGQLYNRQFFKGMFFLLLSSAFIITFKDLVNEGLWGIVTLGTKPFRDHSIFLLVQGIIALLLLIGGACIYAFNLYDAYQNGKKKDEGRTVHSLKEQYHNLVDNGFPYLMISPGFFLLILVVIFPIIFMVLLAFTNYNLYNSPPARLVEWNGFNNFIDLFKMDIWRNTFISVFSWTVVWTFFATIGQIAVGMVLAIAVNQKDIKFKRVFRTIFILPWAVPAFISILIFSGMFNETFGAINNDILAFFGINPIPWLTEPLWTKVALIFIQWWVGFPFVFAMITGVLQSIPEELYEAATIDGASLWQKFRHITLPIILFTTAPIMITQFTSNFNNFNVIYLFNGGGPAVAGQTAGSSDILISWIYELTLSSAQYGKAAAITMVLSLIVISVALWQFRRTKSFQEEDMM; encoded by the coding sequence ATGAAAATTGCATCTAATGAGCAAACTATGATGACGTCGCATCGGAAAGTAGCGCTGGGATTGTCAATTATTCCAGGACTAGGTCAGCTTTACAATCGTCAATTCTTTAAAGGCATGTTTTTTCTACTATTAAGTAGTGCATTCATCATTACGTTTAAAGACCTGGTGAATGAAGGGCTTTGGGGGATTGTTACGTTAGGTACGAAGCCGTTTCGAGATCATTCTATTTTTCTATTAGTTCAAGGGATTATTGCCCTTTTGTTGCTGATAGGGGGAGCATGCATTTATGCGTTTAATTTATACGATGCATATCAAAATGGTAAGAAAAAAGATGAGGGCAGAACCGTTCATTCTTTAAAGGAGCAGTATCATAACTTAGTAGACAATGGCTTTCCATATCTCATGATTTCTCCAGGATTTTTCTTGCTAATTCTGGTTGTTATATTTCCAATTATTTTTATGGTGCTATTAGCATTTACAAACTATAACCTTTATAATTCTCCACCCGCTAGGTTAGTAGAGTGGAATGGATTTAATAATTTTATTGATTTATTTAAGATGGATATTTGGCGCAATACATTTATTTCTGTATTCTCATGGACGGTTGTTTGGACGTTTTTTGCAACTATTGGGCAGATAGCTGTGGGGATGGTTCTTGCCATAGCGGTAAATCAAAAAGACATTAAATTTAAACGGGTGTTTCGAACCATTTTTATCTTGCCTTGGGCCGTTCCAGCGTTTATTTCAATCCTTATTTTTAGCGGGATGTTTAATGAAACATTTGGTGCAATCAACAATGATATTTTAGCGTTTTTTGGTATAAATCCAATTCCGTGGCTTACAGAGCCGCTTTGGACGAAAGTAGCGTTAATCTTTATTCAATGGTGGGTTGGCTTTCCATTCGTATTTGCTATGATTACAGGTGTTCTTCAATCTATTCCTGAAGAGTTGTATGAGGCAGCAACAATTGACGGGGCATCCTTATGGCAAAAGTTTCGTCATATTACCCTTCCAATTATTTTGTTTACAACTGCTCCAATTATGATTACGCAGTTTACAAGTAACTTTAATAACTTTAATGTTATTTATTTATTTAACGGGGGTGGACCGGCAGTTGCAGGACAAACAGCCGGTAGCAGTGATATTTTAATTTCATGGATTTATGAGCTAACTTTATCATCTGCTCAGTATGGAAAAGCAGCCGCTATTACAATGGTTTTATCTTTAATTGTTATTAGTGTCGCACTATGGCAGTTTAGACGTACAAAATCGTTCCAAGAGGAGGACATGATGTAA